In one Juglans regia cultivar Chandler chromosome 11, Walnut 2.0, whole genome shotgun sequence genomic region, the following are encoded:
- the LOC108997723 gene encoding calmodulin-lysine N-methyltransferase isoform X1 produces MVDITFKKTRKSFEIMDAASRTTVKASSLRWQILRQALLRHPPPLITEKEEEEDRSETHIKRISRKASPGFNLIPHHVVEEDYDGASASGSLKSSGHAREARVCYTLPVDGAPRLFLTQRVDEYADLSDFEICNKYNVDNTGLVCHWPSEDILAYFCLSHADMFSYKRVIELGSGYGLAGLVIAAISEASEVVITDGNPQVVDYIQRNIDANSGAFGATRTNSMTLHWDQEEISDISNAFDVIIASDCTFFKEFHNGLARIIKLLLKKAGASEALFFSPKRGNSLEKFLETIKQNGLCFSVTEIYDTQIWERHQAFMEGKDSWPSYEKDHCYPLMVRITI; encoded by the exons ATGGTTGATATCACCTTTAAAAAGACGAGGAAGAGCTTTGAAATCATGGATGCGGCTTCTAGAACCACCGTAAAGGCATCGTCCCTGAGATGGCAAATTCTTCGCCAAGCCCTCCTCCGTCACCCTCCTCCATTAATCACCG agaaggaagaagaagaagatcgatCTGAAACTCACATTAAGCGCATTTCAAGGAAGGCCTCGCCTGGCTTTAACTTGATTCCCCATCACGTGGTGGAGGAGGACTACGACGGCGCTTCTGCTTCGGGTTCTTTAAAGAGCTCCGGTCACGCCAGAGAGGCTCGCGTATGCTACACGTTACCTGTCGACGGAGCTCCCAGACTTTTTCTCAC GCAGAGAGTGGATGAATATGCTGACCTCAgtgattttgagatttgcaaTAAATACAATGTTGACAACACTGGGCTTGTAT GTCATTGGCCTTCAGAGGatatccttgcttatttttGCTTGTCACACGCAGACATGTTCAG CTATAAAAGAGTTATTGAGCTTGGATCAGGTTATGGCTTAGCTGGTTTAGTTATTGCAGCCATTAGTGAGGCGTCAGAAGTTGTTATAACCGATGGAAATCCTCAGGTAGTTGATT ATATTCAGCGTAACATAGATGCCAATTCTGGAGCATTTGGTGCTACGAGAACGAACTCGATGACATTGCATTGGGATCAAGAAGAAATATCAGATATATCCAATGCTTTTGATGTCATTATTGCAAGTGACTG CACCTTTTTTAAGGAATTCCACAATGGCCTTGCTCGGATCATCAAGCTTTTGCTGAAGAAAGCAGGGGCCTCTGAAGCTTTATTTTTTAGTCCTAAAAGAGGCAATTCATTGGAAAAGTTTCTTGAGACAATTAAACAAAATGGCCTTTGTTTCAGCGTAACAGAGATATATGACACACAAATTTGGGAGCGTCATCAGGCATTCATGGAAGGGAAAGATTCCTGGCCGAGCTACGAAAAAGATCACTGCTATCCATTGATGGTCAGAATTACCATATGA
- the LOC108997723 gene encoding calmodulin-lysine N-methyltransferase isoform X2: MVDITFKKTRKSFEIMDAASRTTVKASSLRWQILRQALLRHPPPLITEKEEEEDRSETHIKRISRKASPGFNLIPHHVVEEDYDGASASGSLKSSGHAREARVCYTLPVDGAPRLFLTQRVDEYADLSDFEICNKYNVDNTGLVCHWPSEDILAYFCLSHADMFSYKRVIELGSGYGLAGLVIAAISEASEVVITDGNPQRNIDANSGAFGATRTNSMTLHWDQEEISDISNAFDVIIASDCTFFKEFHNGLARIIKLLLKKAGASEALFFSPKRGNSLEKFLETIKQNGLCFSVTEIYDTQIWERHQAFMEGKDSWPSYEKDHCYPLMVRITI; the protein is encoded by the exons ATGGTTGATATCACCTTTAAAAAGACGAGGAAGAGCTTTGAAATCATGGATGCGGCTTCTAGAACCACCGTAAAGGCATCGTCCCTGAGATGGCAAATTCTTCGCCAAGCCCTCCTCCGTCACCCTCCTCCATTAATCACCG agaaggaagaagaagaagatcgatCTGAAACTCACATTAAGCGCATTTCAAGGAAGGCCTCGCCTGGCTTTAACTTGATTCCCCATCACGTGGTGGAGGAGGACTACGACGGCGCTTCTGCTTCGGGTTCTTTAAAGAGCTCCGGTCACGCCAGAGAGGCTCGCGTATGCTACACGTTACCTGTCGACGGAGCTCCCAGACTTTTTCTCAC GCAGAGAGTGGATGAATATGCTGACCTCAgtgattttgagatttgcaaTAAATACAATGTTGACAACACTGGGCTTGTAT GTCATTGGCCTTCAGAGGatatccttgcttatttttGCTTGTCACACGCAGACATGTTCAG CTATAAAAGAGTTATTGAGCTTGGATCAGGTTATGGCTTAGCTGGTTTAGTTATTGCAGCCATTAGTGAGGCGTCAGAAGTTGTTATAACCGATGGAAATCCTCAG CGTAACATAGATGCCAATTCTGGAGCATTTGGTGCTACGAGAACGAACTCGATGACATTGCATTGGGATCAAGAAGAAATATCAGATATATCCAATGCTTTTGATGTCATTATTGCAAGTGACTG CACCTTTTTTAAGGAATTCCACAATGGCCTTGCTCGGATCATCAAGCTTTTGCTGAAGAAAGCAGGGGCCTCTGAAGCTTTATTTTTTAGTCCTAAAAGAGGCAATTCATTGGAAAAGTTTCTTGAGACAATTAAACAAAATGGCCTTTGTTTCAGCGTAACAGAGATATATGACACACAAATTTGGGAGCGTCATCAGGCATTCATGGAAGGGAAAGATTCCTGGCCGAGCTACGAAAAAGATCACTGCTATCCATTGATGGTCAGAATTACCATATGA
- the LOC108997718 gene encoding thaumatin-like protein 1, whose product MDPFFQCHHSGTMLLSLTFLLIFKGASGATFTFVNKCDFTVWPGILSSAGSPKLESTGFELTKSGSRTFQAPTGWSGRFWGRTGCNFDGEDRGSCVTADCGSGTVECSGRGATPPATLAEFTLGSGSQDFYDVSLVDGYNLPMIVEVSGGSGTCGYTGCVEDLNQRCPAELRVEGGGACRSACEAFGKPEYCCSGAYNTATTCKPSSYSQMFKSACPKSYSYAYDDATSTFTCTGADYTITFCPSPPRLKSSRDSPNSTGTSTTNNGSGSESESGSESESNSESAAIQQAELATSWLANLAVGDSTRTHPSLAFTSTLILATSLILSFLKAYK is encoded by the exons ATGGATCCGTTCTTCCAATGCCATCATTCTGGTACTATGCTCCTGAGCCTcacttttcttctcattttcaaag GGGCTTCAGGTGCCACATTTACATTCGTAAACAAGTGTGATTTCACAGTATGGCCTGGAATTCTGTCCAGCGCAGGCAGTCCAAAGCTAGAGAGCACCGGTTTCGAGCTCACAAAAAGCGGCTCTCGCACTTTCCAAGCCCCAACCGGCTGGTCCGGACGCTTCTGGGGCCGGACGGGCTGTAACTTCGACGGCGAAGATCGCGGGTCCTGCGTTACCGCGGACTGTGGCTCGGGCACCGTCGAATGCAGCGGCAGGGGGGCCACCCCGCCGGCAACTCTAGCGGAGTTCACGCTCGGTTCCGGATCACAGGACTTCTACGATGTGAGCCTGGTCGACGGCTACAACCTGCCGATGATCGTGGAAGTGAGTGGCGGGTCGGGTACTTGTGGGTATACCGGGTGCGTGGAGGACCTGAACCAACGGTGCCCTGCTGAGCTGAGAGTGGAGGGTGGCGGGGCATGTCGAAGCGCGTGTGAGGCGTTTGGGAAACCAGAGTACTGTTGCAGCGGCGCGTATAATACAGCGACGACGTGTAAGCCGTCATCGTACTCGCAGATGTTCAAGTCGGCGTGTCCAAAATCCTACAGCTACGCTTACGATGATGCAACCAGCACCTTTACTTGTACCGGAGCTGATTATACCATCACATTTTGTCCTTCCCCTCCCAG GTTAAAATCTTCAAGAGATTCTCCTAATTCCACGGGAACATCAACAACAAATAATGGGTCGGgatcagagtcagaatcaggTTCGGAATCGGAATCTAATTCAGAGTCAGCAGCAATTCAACAGGCTGAACTAGCCACTTCATGGCTAGCCAATTTGGCCGTAGGGGACTCAACCAGAACCCACCCTTCTTTAGCTTTTACATCCACATTGATTTTGGCAACCTCTCTAATTCTCTCATTCTTAAAAGCTTATAAATAA